A genomic window from Salvelinus alpinus chromosome 10, SLU_Salpinus.1, whole genome shotgun sequence includes:
- the LOC139533075 gene encoding zinc finger protein 41-like, producing the protein MASVKLEDCSQTLDLNVNIKDEEEEETIGKSVNHGEHVETSSTSREQQQEDHRPKRSHHCPHCKESFSILSKLKIHLKIHTGENLYSCTDCGKNFTTLKVLIVHQRVHERIHTGEKTYSCHNCVKFFTSSTELKIHQRSHTGEKLYFCSDCGASFSRLGNLKTHERMHTGVKPYSCSDCGKSFSRLGHLKTHERIHTGEKPYFCSDCLKCFTTSNDLNVHQRTHTGEKPYSCSDCVKCFTTYSGLESHQRTHTGEKPYFCSNCVKCFTSSTKLKIHQRTHTGEKPYLCSDCGARFSRLGHLNTHERIHTREKPYSCSDCGKGFSRLGNLKTHERIHTGEKPYSCSDCVKCFTTSTELKGHQRTHTGEKPYSCSDCVKCFTTYSGLIGHQRTHTGEKPFSCSDCVCIRS; encoded by the exons atggcatcagtgaagctggaagactgcagtcaaacactggatctgaatgtcaacattaaagatgaagaagaggaggagacgaTTGGGAAATCTGTTAATCATG gagaacATGTTGAGACATCCTCTACATCCAGAGAGCAACAGCAGGAAGATCACAGACCTAAGAGATCTCACCACTGCCCACATTGTAAGGAGAGTTTCTCAATTCTATCGAAGTTAAAAATACACCtaaaaatacacacaggagagaatctgTATTCCTGTACTGACTGTGGGAAGAATTTCACAACATTAAAGGTTCTGATAGTTCATCAGAGAGTGCATGAAcggatacacacaggagagaagactTACTCCTGCCATAATTGTGTAAAATTCTTCACATCATCAACTGAGCTAAAAATTCATCAGAgatcacacacaggagagaagctttacttctgctctgactgtggggctAGTTTCTCTCGACTGGGCAACTTAAAAACACATGAACGTATGCATACAGGagtgaagccttactcctgctctgactgtggaaagagtttctctcGACTAGGCCACCTAAaaacacatgaacgtatacatacaggagagaagccttacttctgcTCTGACTGTTTAAAATGCTTCACAACATCAAATGACCTAAacgttcatcagagaacacacacaggagagaagccttactcctgctctgattgTGTAAAATGCTTCACAACATACTCTGGTCTTGAAagtcatcagagaacacacacaggagagaagccttacttctgcTCTAATTGTGTAAAATGCTTCACATCATCAACTAAGCTAAAAattcaccagagaacacacacaggagagaagccttacttatGCTCTGACTGTGGGGCGAGGTTCTCTCGACTGGGCCACCTAAAcacacatgaacgtatacatacaagagagaagccttactcctgctccgACTGTGGAAAGGGTTTCTCTCGACTGGGCAACTTAAaaacacatgaacgtatacatacaggagagaagccttactcctgctctgactgtgtaaaATGCTTCACAACATCAACTGAGCTAAAaggtcatcagagaacacacacaggagagaagccttactcctgctctgattgTGTAAAATGCTTCACAACATACTCTGGGCTAATaggtcatcagagaacacacacaggagagaagcctttctcctgctctgactgtgtatGCATACGTTCATGA